In the Nerophis lumbriciformis linkage group LG18, RoL_Nlum_v2.1, whole genome shotgun sequence genome, TCTCTAGTCCAGTCCTTGTGAAGTAAAACACTATAGTACAAATtaatgccatttaaaaaaaacaaaaaacttttaatGCCGGCAATACTGAGTGTTTATGTTTGGGAGGGCATACGTGAAGAGGGAGAAGTCTAAGATGTACTTTGGAAGAAGTTCCCTCAGCAGCTTCTGTGGAAGGCTGCACAGGTAATACTGTATCGTCTCTGGGGTGACGGGCTTGTACCACGACTGTCTCTCTGGAAAGCGCACGTGCGCTGGAGCCCCGATTTGCTGGAGCACAAACTCGGCATCCATTTCTAGGTGTTCGTACGAGCCGATGAAGTCGTAGGTGAGCGCGCAAGGCTGGCATAGGTTGTACATTGGCATCCAGTGCTCGTTCATGTGCTCCGCATCCTCATCCAGCAGGTAATGGACAAACTCTGCAAAAGTGACGTCATCTCCGGTTATCAGCGAGTTATCAAGCGGGCGGCCCTTCCTGTAACGCTTGATGATCTCGACGCCGTATTTTTTTTGGTAGGACTCGATCTCTCCGAACTTGTTCCTGTATGCGGACAGCAGGCGCGCCATGGGATCTCGCACAAACATGAACTTGAAGTAGTGCTTGAGGCGGTAACGAATCTCCTCTGGTTTCATGGAGGCCAAAAAGACGAGGTCATGTTGGTGGTCCATCTTCCCTTTGACTTCCACGTTCTCCAGCGCCCCGTTTAGGACCTTAAGGACCCTTTTCCAGTTGGAGCAGGCCACCTTGGGGACGTAGCAGTAGAGGAAGCCGTACTTGTCGTTCACGAGCACGTGCTGCAGCAAGGTCTTCCTCTGCGGGGGCGTCAGGGACCATAAATCGTGGGGCATGTTCTTCTGGCTGCACATGGTCCTGATGGTGCGGTTCCTGATCTCCTGGAGGATCTGAATGGGATGGCAAAGGAAACGGGATTACAAACAATTTCTAGGTAAGAACTTTTGCATTGTGCCTTTAATCAAAGATGATATAGACCACGGGTGTCCAAATTATTTCCAGCCAGGGCCAGGTACATAAAAATTGAAGGATgtgggggccactttgatacatttttcaCATTAATGACAATGTATTTATATCAATATATGCTGAACTACCtgaaaaatatatacacaatttAGCTCTGTGCCATCataagtgtatatgtttttttgttttgttgtgtctAGAAATGGCTGGTATGTATAATGTCTTTACTGTCCTTTGggatctttgatgtttccctcttacacacatgtttatgtgtgctatggctatgagtttgttttttgtttttcccttggtctcagtctggaccccacccaggcttagactgaaattTTTTTCCCTCACCCCCtctcccagcgtttacctgtttcttgccttatttgtaaggggcgccggaagttggcagaccctgtTCCTTCTCCCTgtgatgtttgtctgctcttgaatgggattgtgctgaaaatcttaatttcccctcggggattattaaagtatttctgattctgataacaaTTTTGTGTCATATAGCTGGGATAAACTCCAgcgcccccgtgaccccgaaggggacaagcggtagaaaatggataaatgaatGGATCTAATCCAACAGATATTCTTCAGATAATTAATTTCTTCACATTTTACGGGAAATAAAACTATGTATGATATATCTATGACGCTACAGACCGGCAAATAGACTTAACGTTTAATGTTCTTACCCTTAAAAGTGATAAACTTCATATAAAATCTCccattcttaaatccaatgttgtcCTTTTTTTAGTATCGATAAAATTGATCCATTCCCTTTTAAAACGATCCCGCATCGATACCAATCTTCCGGAAGGCAAATttgccgagcacagatcgatataccgtatttttcggactataagtcgcagtttttttcatagtttggccgggggtgcgacttatactcaggagcaacttatgtgtgaaattattaacacattaccgtaaaatatcaaataacatttttagctcattcacgtaagagactagacgtataagatttcaggggatttagcgattaggagtgacagattgtctagcatgttctatatgttatttgaatgactcttaccataatatgttacgtttacataccagtcacgttctcagttggttatttatgcctcatataacgtacacttattcagcctgttgttcactattctttattcatgtccgttgtgtcctgagtaagacacttcacccttgctcctgatgggtgctggttagcgccttgcatggcagctccctccatcagtgtgtgaatgtgtgtgtgaatgggtaaatgtggaagtagtgtcaaagcgctatgagtaccttgaaggtagaaaagcgctatacaagtacaacccatttattttaaattgcctttcaaatgtctattcttggtgttggcttttatcaaataaatttcccccaaaaatgcgacttatactccagtgcgacttatacaggtaaaagccagtaaattagaatattttgaaaaacttgatttatttcagtaattgcattcaaaaggtgtaacttgtacattatatttattcattgcacacagactgatgcattcaaatgtttatttcatttaatttgatgatttgaagtggcaacaaatgaaaatccaaaattccgtgtgtcacaaaattagaatattacttaaggctaatacaaaaaagggatttttagaaatgttggccaactgaaaagtatgaaaatgaaaaatatgagcatgtacaatactcaatacttggttggagctccttttgcctcaattactgcgttaatgcggcgtggcatggagtcgatgagtttctggcactgctcaggtgttatgagagcccaggttgctctgatagtggccttcaactcttctgtgtttttgggtctggcattctgcatcttccttttcacaataccccacagattttctatggggctaaagtcaggggagttggcgggccaatttagaacagaaataccatggtccgtaaaccaggcacgggtagattttgcgctgtgtgcaggcgccaagtcctgttggaacttgaaatctccatctccatagagcaggtcagcagcaggaagcatgaagtgctctaaaacttgctggtagacggctgcgttgaccctggatctcaggaaacagagtggaccgacaccagcagatgacatggcaccccaaaccatcacccaaccatgcaaattttgcatttcctttggaaatcgaggtcccagagtctggaggaagacaggagaggcacaggatccacgttgcctgaagtctagtgtaaagtttccaccatcagtgatggtttggggtgccatgtcatctgctggtgtcggtccactctgtttcctgagatccagggtcaacgcagccgtctaccagcaagttttagagcacttcatgcttcctgctgctgacctgctctatggagatggagatttcaagttccaacaggacttggcgcctgcacacagcgcaaaatctacccgtgcctggtttacggaccatggtatttctgttgtaaattggcccgccaactcccctgaccttagccccatagaaaatctgtggggtattgtgaaaaggaagatgcagaatgccagacccaaaaacgcagaagagttgaaggccactatcagagcaacctgggctctcataacacctgagcagtgccagaaactcatcgactccatgccacgccgcattaacgcagtaattgaggcaaaaggagctccaaccaagtattgagtattttacatgctcatatttttcattttcatacttttcagttggccaacatttctaaaaatcccttttttgtattagccttaagtaatattctaattttgtgacacacggaattttggattttcatttgttgccacttcaaatcatcaaaattaaatgaaataaacatttgaatgcatcagtctgtgtgcaatgaataaatataatgtacaagttacaccttttgaatgcaattactgaaataaatcaagtttttcaaaatattctaatttactggcttttactgtatatgttttttccttctttatcatacattttcagcaggtgcgacttatactccagtgcgacttatactccgaaaaatacggtactaaattgATCTATCGCTATAATGATCTTGTTACACCCCTAATCTCTTGCAAGAATTGTGTCCACATGTTCATAATGACAGGATACGTGGAAATGAACACATTTCAAAATGCACGGGCTGTCAGGCTTTTGGTTTTTGTTTGCTTTCGTAATGTTCTAATTCGGAATGCGTTAATTTTGTCTGTTGAATGTGACGCTGGCCAATGAAAAAAACAAGTTGCGAGCCGCAGTTTGAGTAACCGtgatttagacaaaaaaaataaaaaagtgcaagcCTTTGCCAAAATGTAGTATTTTGTTGTCAAGCAGACAGTTTCCTTGATGTTATTTCATACAATTGTGTATTTGATTAGACTTTGGCTATAAAAGTTTGTGAAACCCTCCTTAAAAAGTGGGTGGTGGTATGAggtatttagtcatcgatttatTTGATCTGACTTTTCAGCCTTCTAaatattcagttcagttcagtttcagtttatttcgaacatgcatacaatacaatgtaattcatcacatagtTCCAGTTGTTTAATTACCGCACATtcgaataggagtaggaagaagctcagtttatttaatcctaccgctttccataccatagcaattttatcctatttccttgttctctgtaacataacagtgaacaataaataataaacaaataatataccatagtaagtaaacaaatattaaatacataaataatctttgtctcaataaaaaaaaaatgaaaaaaagggtTCCAGATATTCATCATaactcttgttctgtgtacttggtgaacacttgtagtttgaacagtctcttaaacttaatcatattggtgctttgtttgatttctttggttaatccattccataacttaattccacatactgatatgctaaaacagtattttttcaaccttttttgaggcaagacacatttttttcattaaaaaatccggaggcacaccaacagcagaaaacgttaaaaaatgaaactccaccaggtcgtcgtgccttatttcgagtttgttggtgttttcttgtgtttagtgctttagttcttgtcttgcgctgttattttggtggcccttcctgttttgttggtaattttcctgttgcagtttcatgtcttccttgaacgctattccccgcacctgctttgtgttcgcaatcaagactatttaagttgtgcggatgctttccttctttgtggggacattgttgattgtcatgtacggatgtactttgtgggcgccgtctgctccacgcgctctcagtctttgctgtcgtccagcattctgtttttgtttactttgcagccagttcagttttagcttcgttctgcatagctatccctaagcttcaatgccttttcttagcggcattcgcctttcgtttatttttggtttaagcgttagatacctttttacctgcacactgcctgccgctgtcgtctgcatattgtgatcacgacaaaccatgttcccgacatctacaaagcaattatataccggctgccacctactgatatggaagagtattacacggttactctgccgagctctagacagcaccgacactcaactagggcagtgtttttcaaccacagtgtgccgcgggatacagtctggtgtgccgtgggagataatgtaatttcacctaattgagttacaaatagagatgtccgataatatcggcctgccgatattatcggccgataaatgctttaaaatgtaatatcgtaaattatcggtattggttttttaattatcagtatcgggttttttttgttttgtttttttaatttatttaatcaacataaaaaacacaagatacacttacaattagtacaccaacccaaaaaacctgcctcccccattcacatttcattcacacaaaagggttgtttctttctgttattaatattctggttcctacattatatatcaatatatatcaaaacagtctgcagggatacagtccgtaagcacacatgattgtgcgtgctgttggtccactaatagtactaacctttaacagttaattttactcattttcattaattactagtttgtatgtaactttttatattgttttcctttctttttattcaagaaaatgtttttaattgatttatcttattttattttatttttttaaaaaggaccttattgtcaccatacctggttgtccaaattaggcatgatgtgttaattccacggtatcggttgatatcggtatcggtaattaagagacaagacaagacaagatatcggatatcggcaaaaagccattatcggacatccctagttacaaacattttttgcacaccagtaattataatccgcaaataatgtaccgtagttgagtgtcggtgctgtctcgagctcggcagagtaaccgtgtaatactcttccatatcagtagatggcagcaggtagctaattgctttgtagatgtcgggaacatggtttgtcgtgatcacaatatgcagacgacagcgggaggcagtgtgcaggtaaaagggtatctatcgtttaaacaaaaaataaacaaaaggtgagtgccgctaagaaaaggcattgaagcttagggatggctatgctgaacgaaactaaaactgaactggttataaagtaaacaaaaacagaatactggacgacagcaaagacttaagtaaatcagtggttgaaaaacactgtgctaaaggttttaagtgttgtacgagcatacgcatgttttaaattagattaagTCAAAATACACTTTTGATTTGTGGTTTAAAGATGAAAATCCCTTTAATTAGCATACCTATAAACCCCACTGCAGCATATATGATGATTATAGGGTCAGTCAAGGATTCACGAAATGTTGTAAAATGCTGCCATGACCTGGATTACAACACGGATTGCTGCGATCACAGTGAGTTTTTCTAGTGGATCAGCAATTCTCCTAGCGGTCAAAACAGTTTGCAAACATAAAATGTTCCCAAGAATAGTCATAGGGTTCGATGTATAGTccaaaaactgcattttgtaaaataatacaaacttgATTTAACGGTTAGCCCAGGTTGCTTCAAGCCAACATCGGTACCTACCTGGGACTCCACGTCCACAGCAGCCCGCTCGCGTCGCTCTGTCTGCTGGATGAAATCCACCCTCTTGCCGCTACCCCGGGGTGGAGGTGTCTCCATGCCGTTGAGCAGTCCTTTCTCGATCATGAGCAGCAGGCTCCCAGATGCCACGATCACCAGGAACGTCAGCACCGACGGCAGCACGGTGTTGCGGCGAACCGATCCCGGGATCGCCGTCGTCCGAAAGTTTCGAACCGAGCCCCCCCGAACCCCGCCGCTTCTTTTTGACGAATTATGTCCATAAGTAGCCATCATGGAACCCCGACCTGGTTGCTTTTAATGCCTGTAATTCCGCAACTGTGGATACTGTTATATCAAACACGTACCCATAGTTTACTTTTTTACTCCCTAGTTACCAGGAATGCAACGGTAAACTAAGCACTTCCGGGGGTgcctttcaaaataaaggtcGTACAGCTTTTGCTACGAACATTTTAACTGCGCCGATTACCTATTGTAACTCTGCAATCAATAATAAATCACGCTGACCACACCTGTGATATAGTGCTGTTTTATCCCTATTTGTTGTTGTCTTCTTGGCAGGAAGCAACTGAGATCGGCCCCGCCGTTTCCGGGGCATATAAACACCATATAAATCAGTGCCACTCCCAGagggacatgttttttttatttatttttttcctttttttattgaacaacaaacatacaatttataatgcacacaaaatATTTCTAATGTACTTTCAACATCAgcgaaacatgtcaaggaaagaaaacaagcaCATATAGagagtattaaataataataataaaaaatatgaagaaaaaaaaaaagacaaaaacttaAAAGGGCTTTTGTACTCCCAATCATCCTCCACGTTTTGATTGATAACtgtaagccaattagaaaatgtaggccttactttcataaatcgacatttatgtagaaaatgTTTTGCctcgagcataataatgttgataaacatttctatgttacagtcgtttataaaaaaTACCAAATTGAATCTCTTCTATAGTGAATGGagacatctccacacccttgttTCCCAGAGGGACATGTTCTCGCTGCTCGTTGTCTGCCCGCTCTCTTCCACCCCCTGAGCTACTCAGTTGTTTCCTGTGTTATCATGTCTTTTTGGGGGGGACATGAAGGTTTTTTTGTGTCGTGAATAATAAATACACTGAACAaacaattagtaatcttactcatgATTTTATTAATATTCAATAATCATATCTAACATACTTACAGTTGAACTGGATAAACCTTATCAAATGATATGAGACTATGTGTGTCAATCACAAATATTACTGTGTATTTAACACATAATTaggttaaggcaggggtgtcaaactcattttagatcgggggccacatggagaaaaatctactcccaagtggtaaaatcccggcacgataatttaaaaataaagataacttcagattgttttctttgtttaaaaatagaacaagaacattctgaaaatgtacaaatcataatggtttttttttacacttacatgttgcggttaattgtattttatctttatttgtcctgatttatattttctgaattaatgatgtgataatgttcatccgtCAACTTATTGGTGTTAATTGTcaacatcaagataaaaaaaattatatcaaaatcaaattacagtatgctatttatgtagtttaaatattttcctcgactgatgtaccaacatcatgtggtttcttttgtacatatgtagcatcatctacaaagatacaaagaactgctattgcaacatccagtggacacatttacaacagaggtttctttcattcaaaatttaggctaattttaatacttggcaaactcatcccgcgggccggataaaaccttgggccgtacgtttgacacccctgggttaagGTCAGGTCGACTGCAAAAAtaataaagatccatccatccatccatccatcttcttccacttatccgaggtcgggtcgcgggggcagcagcctaagcagggaagcccagacttccttctccccagccacttcgtccagctcctcccgggggatcccgaggcgttcccaggctatctgtgttggccctgcgatgaggtgacttgtccagggtgtacaccgccttccgcccaaatgcagctgagataggctccagcacaagcggaagaaaatggatggatggatggaccaatgagttgactcatgaacattatcacataatttattccgaaagtataaataacgacaaataaaggtagaatactattaaccgcaacatgtaagtgtaaaaaaaaaaaccaacaacattaacatttgtacattttcagaatgtgcttgttcgatttttaaacaaagaaaactattatctttatttttaagttatcgtgccgtgattttaccagtgcggcccacttgggagtagattgtgTTTTTGAGATGATATAATGATCGAATACAAAATCaacgtaatatttttttttctaaaaataagacttgtaataGAAACAGCTAAACACAATGTGTCATGTGTATTTTGAGACAATACAATGTTTATTCAGAAAGCTAttgaaaatataatttaaaatattcctcaaaaatcagtaaacttttttttttttccaaaataagacttgtttatattcaacttgacactatgtatatatatatatatatatatatatatatatatatatatatatatatatatccatccattttctactgcttgtcccttttggggttgcggggggtcgctagagcctatctcagctctctctctctctctctctctctctctctctatatatatatatatatatatatatatacatggcacatagatatgtatgtgtatatatatatatatatatatatatatatatatatatatatatatatatatatatacatacatggcaCATAGATGGTAAAGTTATTAAATCTTGATAACttcaaatatttttcaaaaatatgcaaaacatgatttgtccaaaaataataaatgtggtatTCCTTAAAACGAGACCATCTACATTTGGTTTTATTTTACAATTGTAGAGCTGGGGTTTCTAAACTAGGCACTAAGTTTAACAAGGCACTTGGCGTGTTTTTGCCTAAGTTTAACTCCCTGTGAATCAATTCAGTGTGATTTTGTCGCCCTCTTGTGAGCAAAGTTGGAAACGACGGTCAATGATCATAATGTTCCATTTGGAAGGGACTTGAGCACAGCATCAAATTAcagcacacatatacatatataataaaaaaaaacaacaactgaagtgttgtgatttcaatatcaaatgtatttagaatattgtttaattacattacacatatttttaatatttatataatttgaTTTCTCTGGTGAGCTAGCACTGCAAATTTCAGTATTGATGACAACGGTGGCCGGAGGCTAACTGTAGTGTAAtctaagacaggctgacacagctcGAGGTACGACAATTGTGGTACTAAACACGTCAGAAGTGCCAATAGCCTCGAAGCTCTtcgcaatccatccatccatcttcttctgcaatGTGTTTGTGAATTGAAATTCCACTGTAGTGTGTAGGGTCATTGGTATGGTAACCAGATTGTGTACAGAACATGGTGTATCATCAGGTCTGTtggaaagttgttgttttttttttgatagAATGGTTGGAAAGTCCACAATTGCGGGACATCTCTAATCCAGTGCTTGTGAAGTAAACACTAtagtacacattttttaaacaaacttttaTTGCCGGCAATACTGAGCGTTTATGTTTGGGAGGGCATACGTGAAGAGGGAGAAGTCTAGGATGTACTTTGGAAGGAGTTCCCTCAGCAGCTTCTGTGGAAGGCTGCACAGGTAATACTGTATCGTCTCTGGGGTGACGGGCTTGTACCAATACTGTCTCTTTGGGAAGCGCACGTGCGCTGGAGCCCCGATTTGCTGGAGCACAAACTCGGCATCCATTTCTAGGTGTTCGTACGAGCCGATGAAGTCGTAGGTGAGCGCGCAAGGCTGGCATAGGTTGTACATTGGCATCCAGTGCTCGTTCATGTGCTCCGCATCCTCATCCAGCAGGTAATGGACAAACTCTGCAAAAGTGACGTCATCTCCGGTTATCGGCGAGTTATCAAGCGGGCGGCCCTTCCTGTAACGCTTGATGATCTCGACGCCGTATTTTTTTTGGTAGGACTCCATCTCTCCGAGCTTGTTCCTGTACGCGGACAGCAGGCGCGCCATGGGATCTCGCACAAACATGAACTTGAAGTAGTGCTTGAGGCGGTAACGGATCTCCTCTGGTTTCATGGAGGCCAAAAAGACGAGGTCATGTTGGTGGTCCATCTTCCCTTTGACTTCCACGTTCTCCAGCGCCCCGTTTAGGACCTTAAGGACCCTTTTCCAGTTGGAGCAGGCCACCTTGGGGACGTAGCAGTAGAGGAAGCCGTACTTGTCGTTCACCAGCACGTGCTGCAGCAAGGTCTTCCTCTGCGGGGGCGCCAGGGACCATAAATCGTGGGGCATGTTCTTCTGGCTGCACATGGTCCCGATGGTGCGGTTCCTGGTCTCCTGGAGGATCTGAATGGGATGGCAAAGAAAACGGGGGATTACTGACAAATTCCAGGTGAGAAGTTTAGCTTtgtggaagtttttttttttttttttttagaaaattgcAGAATTAATTGGACTTTGGATAGAAAACCAAGTGAAATCCTCCTAATACGTGGTGTTACGAGGTATTTAGTAATCATCAATAAACAACCACTGGCAAAAATGATAGCATCACCAGACTTCGACCCCTTCTACACTGAGGGGACGACTGGGATTATTACTTGGCACTTGAGCTTGTTGAGGAATGAATGGAGGACTTGATGCATTGAGGTTCTGTGCTTTATCGGGTTGTTTGTTGTTATGTAGCAAACTACTGACTTCGGACTTGTCACTGAGTTCATCGTACACCTCGACTCGGGCCTTAGCTGCATTCAGCTTCTTGACTTCCTCTAAGCGCTCAAGCTTTCGGAGCTGATTTTGCATTACCTGTTGTCTGGCTAGAGATTCAGCCTCAAATTGTGCAGCACGTAGCTTCTCTTCAGCCTCCAGTCTTTGAAGTTCAGTGACTTCCTTGTCTTGCTCTTGTAGCACGGACAAAACCTCTCTGGCCGCAGCTGCTTCGGCCACATACTCATCtctctttgtcatgtctgtgtgatcatgcttttgttttagtcatgttcggttttgttttgggattttttgtgcacttttgttttgtcaccatagcaaccattagttttcacctgtcacgtcacgcacctgtttcacgttttgagtcacgcacctgtttttgttaatcatgtctatagtatttaagttcattgttttcagtttgtcgttctgatgacatcccacaattatgctctacacactcttcatcctcttagatcctgcttcatgtcccatgccaaagtaagtttttgatccatgtttatagtctttttggtttcatagtttgttctc is a window encoding:
- the LOC133617844 gene encoding carbohydrate sulfotransferase 14-like; the protein is MMATYGHNSSKRSGGVRGGSVRNFRTTAIPGSVRRNTVLPSVLTFLVIVASGSLLLMIEKGLLNGMETPPPRGSGKRVDFIQQTERRERAAVDVESQILQEIRNRTIRTMCSQKNMPHDLWSLTPPQRKTLLQHVLVNDKYGFLYCYVPKVACSNWKRVLKVLNGALENVEVKGKMDHQHDLVFLASMKPEEIRYRLKHYFKFMFVRDPMARLLSAYRNKFGEIESYQKKYGVEIIKRYRKGRPLDNSLITGDDVTFAEFVHYLLDEDAEHMNEHWMPMYNLCQPCALTYDFIGSYEHLEMDAEFVLQQIGAPAHVRFPERQSWYKPVTPETIQYYLCSLPQKLLRELLPKYILDFSLFTYALPNINTQYCRH
- the LOC133617845 gene encoding carbohydrate sulfotransferase 14-like gives rise to the protein MTLYGNHLLKRSGGVRGRVMFIPCFMIGASLLFMVQVINFQQGVTFWYNTGMETPPPRGGGERADFIQQTERRDRAALDVESKILQETRNRTIGTMCSQKNMPHDLWSLAPPQRKTLLQHVLVNDKYGFLYCYVPKVACSNWKRVLKVLNGALENVEVKGKMDHQHDLVFLASMKPEEIRYRLKHYFKFMFVRDPMARLLSAYRNKLGEMESYQKKYGVEIIKRYRKGRPLDNSPITGDDVTFAEFVHYLLDEDAEHMNEHWMPMYNLCQPCALTYDFIGSYEHLEMDAEFVLQQIGAPAHVRFPKRQYWYKPVTPETIQYYLCSLPQKLLRELLPKYILDFSLFTYALPNINAQYCRQ